A genomic stretch from Acidobacteriota bacterium includes:
- a CDS encoding prolyl oligopeptidase family serine peptidase, whose translation MRQGTVLFSLVVFIALGACSLKPPTQPASNSKPEQKPTLSEARRGFKTRLIKTETDSELVVVPPKALFQIVYYQSPIGKLAAYVSQPPPDKQKRPAMIWLTGGFSNSIDNTPWAPATPDNDQSASAFRQAGMILMFPSLRGGNLNPGYKEAFYGEVDDVLAAIEYLSKQEFVDPNRIYLGGHSTGGTLALLVAASTDRLRAVFSFGPVEDVWGYGPDNLPFDTTNDRELDLRAPKLWLHSIKTPTFVFEGTVGNWESLQELSRSSQNPVMRFHSVIGADHFNILSPVTQVIATKIKLDTSPIVNLEFQDKELNDLFIIK comes from the coding sequence ATGCGACAGGGTACTGTTTTATTCAGTCTGGTGGTTTTCATTGCTCTGGGTGCCTGTTCACTCAAACCACCGACTCAGCCAGCATCCAATTCCAAACCAGAGCAAAAACCAACCTTGTCAGAAGCCAGACGCGGGTTCAAAACCCGGCTCATCAAAACGGAAACCGACAGCGAGCTGGTTGTCGTGCCTCCCAAAGCATTATTTCAGATTGTTTATTATCAATCGCCGATTGGGAAACTGGCGGCATATGTGAGCCAGCCTCCGCCGGATAAACAGAAACGTCCGGCGATGATCTGGCTCACCGGTGGCTTTAGCAATAGCATTGACAATACGCCGTGGGCCCCAGCCACTCCTGACAATGACCAGTCAGCGAGTGCTTTTCGCCAGGCGGGGATGATCCTGATGTTTCCGTCGCTTCGCGGTGGGAATCTGAATCCGGGGTACAAAGAAGCCTTTTACGGCGAAGTTGACGATGTTTTAGCCGCGATTGAATATCTTTCGAAACAGGAATTTGTAGACCCAAACCGAATTTACCTGGGCGGACACAGCACCGGAGGCACGCTGGCCCTGCTGGTGGCGGCTTCAACAGATCGGTTGAGGGCTGTGTTTTCCTTTGGACCGGTCGAAGACGTCTGGGGCTATGGCCCGGATAACCTCCCGTTTGACACCACCAATGATCGCGAACTTGACCTCAGAGCCCCCAAACTGTGGCTGCATTCGATTAAAACGCCGACCTTTGTGTTTGAAGGCACGGTCGGCAACTGGGAATCGCTCCAGGAGCTTTCACGGTCATCACAAAACCCGGTCATGCGATTTCATTCCGTGATTGGGGCCGATCACTTCAACATCCTGTCGCCTGTAACGCAGGTGATTGCCACGAAAATTAAGCTTGATACCAGCCCAATCGTCAATCTGGAGTTTCAAGACAAAGAACTCAATGACCTGTTTATCATCAAATAA
- a CDS encoding fused MFS/spermidine synthase, translated as MTLHLRRILFSLFFISGFCGLLYQTVWLRLAFATFGIITPVLSIVVSVFMLGLSLGSWAGGKWIGSLTQKSNRSAAMFYGLAELVIAFGSIVVPWLFELSGRWLLGAGESDSVRYLLFSAGALTISIFPWCVCMGVTFPFMMAFVKERTETDTKSFSFLYLANVIGAMCGTLVTALILVELFGFRHTLWVAGISNFAIAVVSFWLGMSPKEKVDQPEEPAPVELESTAPAEMSSESLLLALLFTTGFTSMAMEVVWTRAFASVLSTQVYAFAALLFVYLLATWIGSLLYRRDVASGQVQSISKLVAFISVSAFLPLLINDPRLIPSVPWAFGNLRAIPALVSIFPFCALLGYLTPKIVDEYSVGAPDRAGKAYAVNVFGCILGPLVAGYLLLSWMGVQGALVLLAVPFIFFLARTFQVLDENVRFFSAGLTGVSLFCSLFVIHSHENPVPPGFPQLVKRDHLATVVSAGTGLDRLMFVNGYNITALTPITKFMAHLPMVFHSGKPESVLTICFGMGTTHRSMLSWGVKATTVELSPAVRDSFGFFFPDAQVVVSNPKGKIVIDDGRRFLNRTSDQFDIITIDPPPPAAAAGSSLLYSEEFYQTLKKRLKPNGIVQQWYGFGEPQTVNAVARSLSNSFPYVRVFPSAEGWGYHFIASMSPLPQVTGAQLLARLSDTARKDLVEWFQPDIPDKTVEAIFNRMLTNEIPISKLVDPNPEVRITDDRPFNEYYFLRVMRNPQ; from the coding sequence ATGACTCTCCACCTTCGACGAATTCTGTTTTCACTTTTTTTCATTTCAGGCTTTTGCGGTTTGTTATACCAGACGGTTTGGCTGCGACTTGCCTTTGCGACTTTTGGGATTATCACACCAGTCCTTTCAATTGTGGTTTCAGTTTTTATGCTTGGTTTGTCTTTGGGATCCTGGGCTGGAGGAAAATGGATTGGTTCCCTAACCCAAAAATCAAACCGCTCAGCCGCCATGTTTTATGGTTTGGCTGAACTTGTTATTGCTTTTGGTTCAATTGTTGTTCCGTGGCTCTTTGAATTGAGTGGGCGGTGGCTTTTGGGTGCCGGTGAATCTGACTCAGTTCGATATTTATTGTTTTCCGCGGGTGCGTTAACCATTTCCATCTTTCCCTGGTGTGTTTGTATGGGGGTTACGTTCCCCTTTATGATGGCGTTTGTCAAAGAACGAACTGAAACGGACACCAAAAGTTTTAGCTTTCTTTACCTGGCCAATGTGATCGGCGCCATGTGCGGAACCCTGGTTACAGCCTTGATCCTGGTTGAGCTGTTTGGGTTTCGCCACACGCTGTGGGTTGCGGGAATCTCAAATTTTGCTATCGCGGTGGTGAGTTTTTGGCTTGGCATGTCACCCAAAGAGAAGGTTGACCAGCCAGAAGAACCAGCCCCAGTTGAACTGGAAAGTACCGCACCTGCCGAGATGTCATCTGAATCTTTGCTATTAGCGTTGTTGTTTACGACCGGGTTTACCTCAATGGCCATGGAGGTGGTTTGGACGCGTGCCTTTGCTTCAGTGTTATCAACCCAGGTGTATGCCTTTGCGGCCCTGTTGTTTGTCTATTTGCTGGCCACCTGGATTGGGTCGCTCCTGTATCGCCGGGATGTTGCCTCTGGTCAGGTTCAATCAATCTCAAAACTGGTTGCGTTTATCTCAGTCAGTGCGTTTCTGCCGTTACTGATAAATGACCCGCGGCTCATTCCAAGTGTTCCCTGGGCATTTGGCAACCTCCGGGCAATTCCAGCATTGGTCAGTATTTTCCCCTTTTGTGCTTTGTTGGGATATCTGACCCCAAAAATTGTAGACGAATACTCGGTTGGTGCTCCTGACCGTGCTGGGAAAGCCTATGCCGTCAATGTGTTTGGTTGTATTTTGGGTCCTTTGGTTGCCGGCTATTTGTTGCTGTCCTGGATGGGCGTCCAGGGTGCGTTAGTCCTTTTGGCGGTCCCGTTTATCTTCTTTTTAGCCAGGACTTTCCAGGTATTAGATGAAAACGTGCGCTTCTTTTCCGCCGGGTTGACCGGGGTGAGTTTATTCTGTTCCCTGTTTGTCATTCACAGCCATGAAAACCCAGTCCCCCCTGGATTTCCGCAACTGGTTAAAAGAGACCATCTGGCAACGGTTGTCAGTGCGGGGACGGGTCTTGATCGGTTGATGTTTGTCAACGGGTACAATATTACGGCGCTGACTCCCATTACCAAGTTCATGGCTCATTTACCAATGGTATTTCACTCAGGAAAGCCGGAATCAGTACTTACTATCTGTTTTGGAATGGGGACCACCCACCGGTCCATGCTCAGTTGGGGTGTCAAGGCCACGACCGTGGAGCTTTCTCCGGCTGTCCGAGATTCGTTTGGGTTTTTCTTTCCTGATGCGCAGGTGGTGGTTTCAAATCCCAAAGGGAAAATTGTCATTGATGATGGCCGACGGTTTTTGAATCGGACCAGCGACCAGTTTGACATCATTACAATTGATCCTCCCCCGCCCGCTGCCGCTGCCGGCTCCAGCTTATTGTACAGTGAAGAGTTCTACCAAACCTTGAAAAAACGATTGAAACCCAATGGAATTGTCCAGCAATGGTATGGATTTGGCGAACCACAAACGGTGAATGCCGTCGCTCGCTCGTTATCCAACTCATTTCCATACGTTCGGGTTTTTCCTTCAGCCGAAGGGTGGGGCTATCACTTTATTGCTTCAATGTCACCACTCCCACAAGTCACAGGGGCTCAATTACTTGCCAGATTATCTGATACTGCCAGAAAAGATCTGGTTGAATGGTTTCAACCTGATATTCCCGATAAGACGGTTGAAGCAATTTTTAACCGGATGTTGACCAATGAAATCCCAATTTCAAAGCTGGTTGATCCAAACCCTGAAGTGAGAATTACGGATGACCGTCCCTTTAACGAGTATTATTTTCTGAGAGTTATGCGAAATCCTCAATAA
- a CDS encoding OsmC family protein, translating into MAMPYFYEVEVKWDREKIGDLKVAGLPGMKVATPPEFGGHEGYWSPEHLFVASVNSCFMATFLAMAGNSKLEFESFDSTATGKLEKVEGVGLQITEISIRPVLVISNTKDLERGLKLLEKAEKYCLISNSIKSRITLEPVILTEHAPVLNGELF; encoded by the coding sequence ATGGCCATGCCATATTTTTATGAAGTCGAAGTGAAATGGGATCGGGAAAAAATCGGAGACCTGAAGGTTGCGGGCCTTCCCGGAATGAAGGTGGCTACTCCGCCGGAGTTTGGCGGGCATGAAGGCTACTGGAGCCCCGAGCACCTGTTTGTGGCTTCAGTGAATTCCTGTTTTATGGCCACTTTTTTGGCAATGGCGGGAAATTCCAAACTTGAGTTCGAAAGCTTTGATTCAACCGCGACTGGAAAGCTGGAAAAAGTGGAAGGTGTCGGCCTTCAGATCACCGAAATTTCAATCCGGCCAGTGCTGGTCATCTCCAACACCAAAGATCTGGAGCGAGGGTTGAAATTGCTTGAAAAGGCCGAAAAATACTGCCTGATTTCAAACTCGATCAAATCGCGGATCACGCTCGAACCAGTGATTTTGACCGAACATGCTCCAGTTTTAAACGGCGAATTATTCTAA
- a CDS encoding sensor histidine kinase codes for MSNFLVEFIELTARHLPEMKLIASLMASTCAMGFFVLCKSTENDREGQGVDWTFYFLGGFIAFAVSYFLQWVFQKSSKEVLDVISISGSAINNVFFFAAAATLYLKRLSHRGWVTIITLMAIPALFSIALNWYGKGAESFNRSLDSIPSVFCLMYFGRALSANIDYQKGNAHLEYFWKVAAYAVSILYSLTSICYVIVPISSFADQANSVLLVSGIRIEDISNGLDSIIVLLLIIPLRFSYFVIAIVVMARARIVGLLHSTFLMLERLAEAQSAEELLYIPQTIQERLQVDTVDFSIRIPVSHSPKMLIFKYPGQYPDNIDIIDLPDQKTIVGQVLTTVKTVWLSNLRKSTGSIFSKFIFTDDPDKYKQLGVSDWEIESESFVLVPIVFQKSVVGYIQATTKNPRKITAFARSYLRRLATLFSPSVQAFREHAATDQFGIEFAKWQVSQEKATIQSSERGIQDDINQLAAMIQNILSPLKTELLIDIGFTKFPSEQPDSHNEYNSLHKTQKLYSGLRVRGTEHHPELTIGNLILIIPQHDDGTSADNHLALGTHYLHRRAFAALTSEYILEIYQTHFNIAINGLSIKLNSSNTFEDWEAQIEQTVLRLGIQITFARNPETEEIIGGKNEPELRQFLESQPIYPAFSVEIEEVSNSPLSGQKVISLSLPKSKTSIWFGISRKDFGHEIIPPSPWRVFLERLGEIADISLAGIITQQKLHEAAKVEGLAVAAVTIDTLFHQIVNIVRNVSLSLPLLREALEDHTLTTTDEEIAELIRKLPEQTSHLEQLAKKLRGFTQYEGQKPCLLSEAAIHAQTLLDGNLTLRKIQLQIKIPNDLKIDFPLNVASMAISNLVMNASDAISTMSVRRDGIIHINIEKLGDWIHCHIIDNGPGIPEDLKDRIFDLGFSTKREGRGWGLYLVKRAMRENGGKVELTESRPGFTKFSLIFPKLKEGTNQ; via the coding sequence ATGTCTAATTTTCTTGTGGAATTCATTGAACTTACTGCACGCCACCTTCCAGAGATGAAGCTCATCGCATCGCTGATGGCTTCCACCTGTGCGATGGGTTTTTTTGTCCTTTGTAAAAGCACCGAAAATGATAGAGAAGGTCAGGGAGTTGATTGGACCTTCTACTTTTTGGGAGGTTTTATTGCCTTTGCGGTCAGCTATTTCCTCCAATGGGTTTTCCAAAAATCATCAAAGGAAGTTTTAGATGTCATCTCGATTTCCGGGTCTGCCATAAACAATGTTTTCTTTTTTGCCGCCGCCGCCACGCTGTATTTAAAGCGGCTATCTCACCGTGGATGGGTCACGATTATCACTTTAATGGCTATCCCAGCTTTATTTTCGATTGCGTTGAATTGGTATGGAAAGGGTGCTGAGTCTTTTAATAGATCGTTGGATTCAATCCCATCAGTATTTTGTCTTATGTATTTTGGGAGAGCCCTAAGCGCCAATATTGACTATCAAAAAGGAAACGCTCATTTAGAATATTTTTGGAAAGTGGCTGCATATGCTGTTTCAATACTTTATTCGCTCACTTCAATCTGTTATGTAATAGTTCCAATATCTTCCTTTGCTGATCAAGCAAATAGTGTTTTGCTTGTATCAGGCATTCGTATAGAAGATATTTCTAATGGGCTTGATTCAATTATAGTCTTACTTCTAATAATACCTTTAAGATTCAGCTATTTTGTCATTGCAATTGTTGTAATGGCGAGAGCAAGAATAGTTGGGCTACTTCATTCAACATTTTTGATGTTGGAGAGACTTGCTGAAGCACAAAGCGCTGAGGAATTATTATATATTCCACAGACAATTCAGGAGCGATTACAGGTTGATACAGTCGACTTTTCTATCCGAATCCCTGTATCTCATTCTCCTAAAATGCTCATCTTTAAGTATCCTGGTCAGTATCCAGACAATATCGACATCATTGACCTACCAGATCAAAAGACAATCGTTGGACAGGTGTTAACAACAGTCAAAACAGTCTGGCTTTCAAATTTAAGAAAAAGTACCGGATCTATCTTCTCAAAATTCATTTTTACTGATGACCCAGATAAGTATAAACAGCTTGGTGTTAGTGATTGGGAAATAGAAAGTGAATCATTCGTTCTAGTTCCAATTGTTTTCCAAAAGAGTGTTGTTGGATATATTCAAGCAACGACAAAAAACCCTCGAAAGATAACGGCTTTTGCTCGTAGCTATTTACGAAGACTCGCAACGCTATTTTCTCCGTCTGTTCAAGCCTTTCGCGAGCATGCCGCTACTGATCAATTTGGAATTGAATTTGCAAAATGGCAAGTGAGCCAGGAAAAAGCAACCATACAAAGCAGTGAACGAGGGATACAGGACGATATAAATCAACTCGCTGCGATGATTCAAAATATTTTGTCTCCGCTCAAAACTGAATTATTGATTGATATTGGTTTTACAAAGTTCCCCTCAGAGCAACCTGATTCTCACAATGAATATAATTCTCTCCATAAAACACAAAAACTATATTCGGGTTTGAGAGTGCGAGGAACAGAACACCACCCAGAACTTACCATTGGAAACTTGATATTAATTATACCTCAGCACGATGATGGAACTTCTGCAGATAATCATCTCGCTTTAGGCACTCATTATTTACACCGGCGAGCCTTTGCAGCACTCACCTCAGAATACATCCTTGAAATTTATCAAACTCATTTTAATATTGCAATAAATGGACTTAGTATTAAACTCAATAGTTCAAATACGTTTGAAGATTGGGAAGCTCAAATTGAACAAACAGTACTTCGCTTGGGCATTCAAATAACGTTTGCCAGAAATCCGGAAACTGAGGAAATAATCGGAGGTAAGAATGAACCTGAACTGAGACAATTTCTAGAATCTCAACCGATTTACCCAGCTTTTAGCGTAGAAATAGAAGAGGTTTCAAATTCTCCTTTATCAGGTCAAAAAGTCATAAGCCTCTCACTCCCTAAATCAAAAACCTCTATCTGGTTTGGTATCAGTCGTAAAGATTTTGGTCATGAGATAATCCCCCCCTCTCCGTGGAGAGTCTTCCTTGAACGTTTGGGTGAAATTGCGGATATTAGCCTCGCTGGAATCATTACTCAGCAGAAACTTCACGAGGCAGCCAAAGTTGAAGGGTTAGCCGTTGCAGCAGTAACAATTGACACTCTGTTTCACCAAATTGTGAATATTGTTCGGAATGTATCACTTTCCCTTCCATTGCTGAGGGAGGCATTAGAAGATCATACACTCACAACAACTGACGAAGAAATTGCAGAGTTGATCCGAAAATTACCTGAACAAACAAGCCATTTAGAACAACTTGCAAAAAAATTAAGAGGCTTCACCCAGTATGAAGGTCAAAAACCTTGTCTTTTATCTGAAGCAGCCATACATGCCCAAACTCTTCTCGATGGAAACTTAACGCTTCGAAAAATACAGCTCCAAATCAAGATTCCAAATGATCTCAAAATTGATTTTCCACTCAATGTCGCTTCAATGGCAATTTCAAATTTGGTGATGAATGCCAGTGATGCAATTAGTACTATGAGTGTTCGACGCGATGGGATTATTCACATTAATATTGAAAAACTTGGTGATTGGATTCACTGTCATATAATTGATAACGGCCCTGGTATCCCTGAAGATCTAAAGGATAGGATCTTCGATCTAGGTTTTTCGACCAAGAGGGAAGGGAGAGGCTGGGGACTGTATCTTGTGAAAAGAGCGATGAGAGAAAATGGAGGCAAAGTTGAATTGACTGAATCCCGGCCAGGATTTACCAAATTCTCCCTCATATTTCCGAAACTCAAAGAAGGAACAAACCAATGA
- a CDS encoding response regulator: MTHLINTPSLSLSQNRIPGKILVVEDEFAQRLAYTKALQKCGFQVVTPKNIKEVRKQAQELGDELAVALLDMRLIEPDYEDPNDPGLTGADLGLEIRKGRKRAGKLSSQQFVICSAWPNIEYYKSAVQLGVAAYLLKDELIGIAGLARLVSHIRALYLRWAIETDCLGSSQLLKEIAFTSRNQEESIVRFCQEIIAPRLEESLGAPFVILLTDNKGTKCCAGSLDIPQGYSRELDGIQLMTFVDFKGADPFILNAQESFWRERLSPELSLTLDGAAFIPFSIRELRLTLGILKNNSTENQFTEDVKELGKTLVQFFNPTLIELIINLLSEFYERSGELKGELQGLAKLCSMVGQEQLNLLSDLNPEAPQGILDGLQIWARDLLSIGTSLMSLSTDNLDPDYLEEIQVAEFITALLEGHLPMFDCEIHGDCTVIATREDLYTIVSRMLQWFERQAEIGKTSTKMAIYCSETKERAHLIFEDQSWRLPKPARNRLFAPFTYIRPFHGKPDSKEKEENTGRYLSLYLAGKLVEIRYKGRIEDRTDELAGEEEAELGHRFVLTFPKNNE; the protein is encoded by the coding sequence ATGACACACTTGATCAACACCCCATCTTTATCTCTTTCCCAAAATAGAATTCCCGGAAAAATCCTGGTCGTCGAGGATGAATTTGCTCAACGGTTAGCATACACAAAAGCTTTGCAAAAATGCGGCTTCCAGGTGGTTACCCCAAAAAATATCAAAGAAGTTCGAAAACAGGCCCAGGAACTTGGTGATGAGTTAGCTGTAGCCTTACTTGACATGAGGCTGATTGAGCCAGATTACGAAGACCCAAACGACCCAGGATTAACAGGTGCTGATCTTGGGTTAGAAATTCGCAAAGGACGAAAAAGGGCAGGAAAACTATCATCTCAACAATTTGTGATTTGCTCAGCCTGGCCGAACATTGAGTACTACAAGAGTGCGGTCCAACTGGGCGTTGCAGCATATCTCTTAAAGGATGAACTGATTGGGATTGCTGGACTTGCTCGACTCGTAAGCCATATTCGGGCTCTGTATTTACGCTGGGCAATTGAAACTGATTGCCTTGGTAGTTCACAACTCCTAAAAGAAATTGCGTTTACCTCTCGAAACCAGGAAGAGAGTATTGTTAGGTTTTGTCAGGAAATAATCGCCCCTCGACTCGAAGAAAGCCTGGGAGCACCGTTTGTGATTTTGTTAACCGACAACAAAGGCACCAAATGTTGTGCAGGAAGCTTAGATATTCCACAAGGGTATTCTCGGGAATTAGATGGTATTCAATTGATGACCTTTGTGGACTTTAAAGGGGCGGACCCATTTATTCTGAATGCACAGGAATCCTTTTGGCGGGAACGCCTCAGTCCAGAGTTATCACTCACGTTAGATGGAGCTGCTTTTATCCCGTTCTCAATCCGAGAACTGAGATTAACCCTGGGTATTCTTAAGAACAATTCAACGGAAAATCAATTTACAGAAGATGTTAAGGAATTAGGAAAAACCCTTGTCCAGTTTTTCAATCCAACACTGATTGAACTGATAATCAACCTTCTTTCTGAATTCTACGAGCGCTCAGGAGAGTTAAAAGGAGAACTACAAGGACTGGCTAAATTGTGTTCGATGGTTGGACAAGAACAGCTTAACCTCTTATCTGATTTGAACCCCGAGGCTCCTCAAGGCATATTAGATGGACTTCAAATCTGGGCACGGGATCTCTTGAGTATAGGAACTTCATTGATGTCCCTTAGTACAGACAACCTTGACCCGGACTATTTGGAAGAAATTCAAGTCGCGGAATTTATCACTGCACTCCTGGAAGGTCATTTGCCCATGTTTGATTGCGAAATCCATGGGGACTGTACTGTAATTGCAACTCGTGAGGACCTTTACACTATTGTCTCCAGAATGCTGCAATGGTTTGAACGACAAGCGGAAATTGGTAAAACATCCACCAAAATGGCCATCTATTGTTCAGAAACAAAAGAACGAGCCCATCTAATTTTTGAAGACCAAAGCTGGCGACTCCCCAAACCTGCACGAAACCGTTTATTTGCACCATTTACTTATATCCGGCCATTTCATGGAAAACCGGACAGCAAAGAAAAGGAAGAAAACACTGGTCGGTATCTATCTTTGTATCTGGCGGGTAAGTTGGTTGAAATACGCTATAAAGGCAGGATTGAAGATCGAACAGATGAATTGGCTGGTGAAGAAGAAGCTGAATTGGGCCATCGCTTTGTCCTTACCTTTCCAAAAAATAATGAGTAA